One stretch of Mustelus asterias chromosome 21, sMusAst1.hap1.1, whole genome shotgun sequence DNA includes these proteins:
- the gsg1 gene encoding germ cell-specific gene 1-like protein — MNRDSFSLLLNFLAVSLSATALISTYWCVGTQKVPKPTCTQMRMTDCTIPLSVEDDANSSVGDSGYNWETGDDRFTFRSFHTGIWISCEENITGTGEKCRSFIDLTPSTQQGILWLSLVSEVLYIVLLSISFLLMGLDLCFSGNPTCGLKLNAFAAIFSVLSGLLGMVAHMMYTQVFQVTASQGPEDWRPHRWDFGWSFYLAWVSFTFCMASSVTALNIYTKTVLEFHQSQKIYKRSLKRRPEELYYFSGHTSHSISSSVEVFSNAAPNLLMGRSVADEPETADSLGDEHC, encoded by the exons ATGAACCGAGACTCTTTCTCCCTTCTGCTGAACTTTCTAGCTGTGAGTCTCTCGGCTACGGCTCTGATCAGCACCTACTGGTGTGTGGGGACTCAGAAAGTGCCGAAACCCACCTGTACTCAGATGAGGATGACAGACTGCACTATTCCTCTGAGCGTGGAGGATGATGCCAACAGCAGCGTGGGAGACAGCGGGTACAACTGGGAAACAGGCGACGACCGCTTCACCTTCCGATCATTCCATACAGGAATCTGGATATCCTGTGAGGAGAATATTACTGGAACAG GGGAGAAGTGTCGGAGTTTTATAGATTTGACTCCCAGCACACAGCAAG GTATCCTGTGGCTCTCGCTGGTCTCGGAGGTTCTCTACATTGTCCTGCTCTCCATTAGTTTCTTGCTGATGGGGTTGGATTTGTGTTTCTCAGGAAACCCCACTTGCGGACTGAAACTCAATGCATTTGCAGCCATTTTCTCTGTCTTGTCTG GCCTGTTGGGAATGGTTGCCCACATGATGTACACACAAGTTTTCCAAGTGACAGCGAGCCAagggccagaggactggagaccacaccgctggGACTTTGGCTGGTCCTTCTA CTTGGCTTGGGTCTCCTTCACATTCTGCATGGCTTCTTCAGTCACGGCTCTGAACATCTACACCAAGACAGTCCTCGAGTTCCACCAGTCGCAGAAAATCTACAAACGCAGCTTGAAGCGGAGGCCCGAGGAGCTGTACTATTTCTCAGGCCACACCAGCCACTCAATCTCCAGCTCTGTTGAAGTCTTTTCCAATGCGGCTCCGAATCTCCTGATGGGCAGATCAGTGGCGGACGAGCCGGAGACTGCCGATTCCCTGGGGGATGAACATTGCTAA